From the genome of Nicotiana tabacum cultivar K326 chromosome 17, ASM71507v2, whole genome shotgun sequence:
AACTACTTCAGTTCCTAGGATGTCTGTCCAAAATACATTTTTTGCAAACATCGGAGGAACCGCTACCATGGTGGTTCttccaaaaaaaattataatttgctACCTCCTTTGCCAGTGCATCAGCAACTCTATTTTGCTCCCCGTAATTGTGTCTCACCACCATCCTGTCCATTCTTTGGATCAATAATCTGCATTCACAAATCATAGGATCATAAGATATATTGTCTGTGAGTAGCATTTTTATTGCCTCATCTAAATCTATAGCTATTTTTAGAGGAACCCATCCATTTTGTTCAGCAATTTGGAGGCCCTTTAGCTATGCTTTTAATTCTGCCATAGTGTTGGTGGTGCGTGGTATGTTCTCCATATACCCCATAATCCAATCCCCATTATAAGTCTAAAATACCCTACCAATTCCCCCAATGCCTGAGTTGCCCTTGGCTGCCCCATCCGTGTTGAGTTTATAGTGCCCCTCATCGGGGGCTCCCATTTAACTCTGATATGGAAGGGCTTTCTTGTCATACCTTTTTGCGCCGAAGTATAGTACTCAGTTGATTTGTCAATGGTGTTGTTAGCCGAGATGTTATCttttttattattgaaaagattatGGTTTCTAGCTAGCCAGATGTGCCAGAAGTAGAAGGCAAGGATGTTTTCCTAGGGGATAACATTGTTAAAGGACAACTTCTTTAGCTTATTCCAAGTGATTGACCAAAGCCGTGCTGAGAAGATTGGATTCAATTGTTGGCTTTCAGTAGTTCCCTTGGATATTAGTTCATGTTAGAATTGGATTGCATTGGGGCATTCAAAGAAGATGTGGTCACTAGTTTCAGGCATGATTGAGCAAAAATAACATTCAGGGTTGCAATTAATCCCAATTTTATGCAGGAAAGCTCTAATGGGTAGCCTCTCCTGTGCAAGCAGCCAGATGAAGTTGTTTATTTTGTTAGGGACTTTTAACCTCTAAATCCAATTGAAGTTACTTTCTTCCTCCTCAATAAAGTCTTATTATTGCTGCTACGTAAGGTATAGGCTGATTTGGTGGTAAAAGACCCGTTTGGAGTCAGTCCCCAGATTAACCTATCTTCCTTGGCAGAGTTAGTAGGGTTGAATGTTGATTTGATTAAGTTAGTAATATTCTTAGGGATGCATGTCTATGGAGATGGATGAGGTATCCTAGTTTCCTGAACTGTAGATAGTGTCCACTTTGGCAGCCATGCCATTTGGAGTTAGTGGACCCTCAATCATGTCCCTAATGGCTGGGTGATTTTGGATCCAGGCATCATTGATGAAGTTCACCATGTTCCCTTTGTGGACAACCCATCTACTGGCCTTCTTGCATGTATCCCGGCCTTTGAGAATACATTGCCAGATTGGTGATTTGGGCTTCTTGGGGGGATGGTTCCAGTTACAGTGCTTAGAGATAAGGACTCTAGCTCATAAATTGGAAGTGTTCTGGTAAATCCTCCAGGCCAGCCCAGCATGCGAGGCTTATTTATGTACTCTGTTTTCTGCAAACCCAGCCCACCATGTGACTTCTGCTTAGTGACTTTGTCCCAGCTAACCAGGtgcatttttcttcttatttggagtgtaacaccccaaatttttactaatatttgtATTCTCGATTGAGCATCTTTATAATGAGGAGATATTTTACTTCACACCTCCTAAATGTGAAATTGACAATATATGAAAATTTCTTACTTTAGATTGTGTTAATATTGACAAAGAAGTTCCATGGTATTGCTATgtgtaacacttaatattattttgatgaattattattaaatatattatataattaagGTTTTGGGCTGCAacccttttgtatttatctaaagatATTTAGTAGGTTGGGCAAccatatttttcatatttatccAAAGTTTAGATATTACTTTGGTTGACTTGCTTTTCCATAACCTCCTCTCATATTTTATTCTTTCAAGACAAAAAAAAACCCTACCCTCTCTCCTTCTTATCACCTGAAAAATTTCGTGAAAACCATCATAAATCTCCACTAAACCAACCATCAAAACTCGTTCTTGGTGAAGCTCAAGTTGCTCCTCTCTTTTATAGTAAGTTACTAAACCCATTTTTACGTTAGACAACTATTAGCGTTTTCTTCATATCTTTTTGTATAGAGATCCGTTTTAAGTGATCTAAGACTTTCTAGAAAGATATTTCATAGATATATAACTCTTGTTCAGGAATCAAAATCTAGTTTAGCCTGTATTTACCTGAAAAGAGATCATAAAGTACAGGGCAGGTGCTGCCCAGATTTTCAGTTTTAAAAATACTCCATGTACTACTGTTGGTAATTTTAGCATAACGTTTTGTAAGAAACTAATATTGGGGTGATTCAAGATGTTCTGAACTGCTAAGACATATATCTACAACTGTAATGAAGACCATACAGTGTAGTTtgtcctttttcattttcaaaactgaGTCACAACACAAGACAATGATACTTTCCAGAAtttttgtttcaaatattttgggtaattttcaccaatatcatgtttagtttgaCATGTTAAATCACCGAACTTATATAGATATTTGATTAtatatttaaggtatatatacCTTTGTAAAATCTAAGGGAAAGTGTTTGAGAAAGTGAACGGATTTGGTTTGTCTATGGCGTAGACGATTCGAACGTCCTCAAGTTGTGGTTGAACTGTTTTGTGGTAAAACACCAAGGCTTGTGTATAAACTTTGTACTCTTTTTACTTGCTAGAATATTTTGCAATAAcctgatattttttttttcttgtcttcaatttatatctgtcacgacccaaaaatcacacctgttgtgatggcgcctatcccgatactaggcaagcagacaacatcaataacccataatttcttttaaatattggAAACATAATAATGAATTTAAGAGTAAATCCCACAAACAtagatataaacactcccaaaatccggtgtcactgagtacatgaacatctatacattacaagtatGGAAAACGTgatctataataatctgagaccaaatacaataaacaaaaggataggaaaggagagacaaggtctgcgaaacatggcagctacctttgaatctccgaaaaatcgactgtgtgaaagaatcaacacccactgtatccaggatcacctggatctgcacacgaagtgcagggtgtagtatgagtacaaccaactcaataattaacaataataaataaagaattgaaaGTAGTGTCGAGCTTCTcggctaagtccaaatacaatcctttccaatataaaagagtaAGCATGCTCTCAaattcaacatttaagatttcattgaaatttcatatcaagtttgaccgaaacagaaaaataatatttttccgaaatttccaaaaatagtgatatatgacaactgaaatgcagcaaataatgaaatcaatgcatcctctcagagtaaaagtcactcagtcctcccattcactccaacctcacagtaaCTCTTTCCTCAAAGTCACtatttcctcacaatcactcattcctcacaatcactctttcctcacagtcactcattcctcacaatcactcatcattcggcactcggcactcgcactcagtaggtaacTGCGCTCATTTTCTCTCcagtacagactccggaggggctccttcagcccaaacgctatgtcaagccaatcatggcataaatcaataaaacatgctgcggcgGTCATAGTATTCCTATTATGACTCCTCCATTTCAGCATATGGCTAAGTTCTTTCGTCACTTGGCCGGGACAATGTCAGAACCTAGTGAAATGAATTTTGAGAAGATGAGGAAAATATGTGGAGTTGAATTTGAAGGAACTACTGATCCCACGGTAGCTGAACAATGGCTCGAGCGCATGGAGAGGGTCTTTGAACAACTACAGTGTACTAATGCTGCCAAATTTAAGTATGCTAtatttcttttacaaaaagataCCTATGATTGGTGGGTAAGTTTGCCAAATGCAAAAGAAAAACCTCCGATGTTGACTTGAGATGACTTTGTGAAAGCATTTAGTGAGATATATGTCCCccctgtctattgtgatgctaagAAAAAAGAGTTTCTGAATTTAAGATAAGGGATTATGTCTATTGCAGAGTATCAACAAAAATTTCTCAGGTTTTTTCGCTATGCTGGAGGTATTATTGATGGTGAAAGAGACAAGtgcagaagatttgaagaagGTTTGAATGGTTACATTTGAAAGTCTGTGGCAATCTTGCAACTTGAGGATTTTTCCAAGCTAATTTCAgctgctcttacttgggaaagAATTGACAAGAAAGAAGCTAGTAGGAGAGAAAACAGGTTTAGGAAGGGTAATTCAGATTATGGCGGTCCATCCAAGAAGGGAAAGTTTGACTATTTCAAGACTAAAAGTGCACAGAAGCCATCATATCATAAGCAGAATAAGCAAAATTTCTCTACTGCTAGTACTCCAAGTTATGTCCAAGGCAAAACTTATACACCTACTTGTGCACAGTGCGGGAAGAATCACTATGGTGCGTGCAGAATAGCTTCTGGTGCTTATTTTAATTGTGGAAGTCTGGATCATAAAGTGAAGGATTGTCCTAATCCTAATACTCTTTCTTATACATATATAGAAGGCTCAGTTCAAAAGCCTGTCACTACTCATTCTCAAGATAATAGCACTGCAAGACCTAGTAATATGCAAGCAACAGGTTCGGGTGGAGCTAATCAGGCTAGTGGGTCGAGATCTACTGCACGAGTCTATGGCTCTATGCTATGAGACAGGAATGACAAGATGGCCCGGACGTGGTTGTTGGTAAATTTCACTTATTTAGCATATCTGTTgttatattatttgatcctggatcTTCGCACTCTTATGTTTGCTCATCACTTGCATTTCCTGATACTGTTAAATATATGAGACTTGACTTTGATGTGTTGGTCATGAGTCCATTAGGTCATCAAGCTGTTGTTAATAGGATTTATCGAGGTTGTCCATTTATGATTCAAAATCTGATCTTCCCTGCAGACTTTCTTAAAATGCCCTTCCGAGACTATGATGTTATTGTTGGTATGGATTGGCTCCATAGGTACCATGCATTGGTTGATTGTAGGTTGAAGCAAGTGACTTTTAGAACTCTTGCACATTCACACATAGTAGTTCAAGGAGAAAGATTATTGACATCTAATATTATTCCTACAGTCTTGGCAAGGAAGATGATTTGTCAAGGTTGTGATGCCTATCTTGCTCATATAGTTGATACACGATTGGGGAGTTCAAGTCTTAAGGACATACCAACCGTGTGCGACTTTCCTGATATATTTCCTGATGATCTTCCTGGGTTGCCTCCAGAAAGGGAGATTGAATTTCCTATAGAGCTTGTCCCTGGAATTACTCCTATTTCTATCGCTCCTTTATAGAATGGCTCCAGCtgaattaaaagagttgaaggctcAATTGCAAGAAATTCTTGAAAATGGTTTTATCCATCCCAGTATTTCGCCTTGGGGAGCTCctattttatttgtgaaaaagaaagatggcactCTTAGGCTTTGCATTAATTACCGacaactgaacaaggtaacaatcaagtacaaatacccattgcctagaatcgatgacttgtttgaccaactgAAGGGTGCCAACTTGTTCTAaaaaattgacttgaggtctgtATATTATCAGTTGCGCGCGAGGGAGCAAAATGTTCCTAAAACTGCTTTTAGGACCAAGTATAGccattatgaatttttggtaatgccatttggttcgACAAATGCTCCTGCTGCATTTATGGATCTAATGAACCATGTATTCAAGCCTTATATTGATCAATTTGTGGTGGTATTTATTTATGACATTTTAGTCTATTCCAATAATAGAGACGATCATGATAAGTAGCTCCGGATTGTCATGCAAATTCTGAAAGGGAGGCAACTCTATGCAAAgctttccaaatgtgaattttggctgagtGAAGTGGTTTTTTTGGGGTATATTGTATCAGCTAAAGGTGTGAAGGTTGATCCTAGGAAGATTCAAGCTATTGTTGATTGGAAACCCCCTAAAACTCCAACTGAgataagaagtttcttgggtttagcaggATACTATAGGAGGTTCGTAAAGGGCTTCTCTATTATAGCTTCTCCTTTGACCAAACTTTTGGGTAAAGACGCCAAGTTTGTGTGggatgacaagtgtcaagagaGCTTTGAAAAGCTCAAATCCTTGTTGACACAAGCTCCAATGCTTTCTTTGCCGGCTTAAGGAAAGATTATGTGATATACAGTGATGCATCTCACCATGGCttgggttgtgttttgatgcaagaagGGAAAGTAATTTCTTATACCTCTCGAAATTTGAAATCGCATGAGTTAAGTTATCCCACTCACTATCTTGAACTTGCTGCCATTGTTTTTGCCttaaatatttggaggcattacttgtacgggGAGAAGTGTCACATATTTACTAATCACAAGAGTTTCAAGTACTTGGGTACATAAAAAGAGTTAAACTTGAGACAAAGTAAATGGCTTGAACTTATCAAAGATTATGATTGCACGATTAATTatcatcctggtaaagccaatgtggttgcagatgcgttGAGTCGTAATTCCCTTGCAAGTTTAACTCTAAGTCCTTTGCCTTTGATTCTTGAATTAAGAGCCATGAATGCTTGTCTTTCATTTAATTCTAATGGTTCTATCATTGCTAATTTGCAAGTCAAGCCAGTTTTACTTGAGCAGGTCCAAGAAGCGCAAAAGTTAGATGAGAAGCTTGTGAAACGGGTTGAAGAAGTCCAAAATAGAAGAGAATCAGATTTTACATTGAAGAAAGATGGtaccttattttataaaaataggttgTGTGTTCCTAATGATGATGAATTGAGGAAGCATATCTTGATTGAAGCACATAGTTCACCTTATGCAATGCATCCTGGAGGTATTAAAATGTACTGGACCATCAAGGAGCACTACTGGTGGAGTGGCATGAAGAAAGACATTCCAGAGTTCATTTCTAAATGCTTGGTATGTCAACAAATAAAAGCTGAACATCAAGTCCCAACTGGTCTACTGCAACCCTTGTcaatacctgagtggaaatgggaaaggaTAACGATGGACTTTGTTTCTAGACTTCCACGCACTCAAAGGAATcatgatgcaatttgggtcattgtaaATAGACTAACTAAGAGTGCTCATTTCTTGGCAATCAGAATGGACTACTCACTGGAACATTTGGCAGAATTATACATTAATGAGATTGTGAGGCTGCATGGAATCCCTGTTTCTATTGTGTCTGATAGAGATCCAAGGTTTGCATCCAGATTTTGATCTAGCTTGCAAGAAGCTTTGGGTTCTAGGTTGAATTTTAGTACCGCTTTCCATCCACAAACAGACGGCCAGTCTGAGAGGGTAatacaaatcttggaggatatgcttcgagcgtGCATTATTGGGTTTGAGGATAGTTGGGACAAATACTTAGCCCTGATAGAAttttcttataataatagctaccaatcaagtATAGGCATGCCtccttatgaagctttatatgggagaaaaCGCAGAACGCCTCTTTGTTGGAACGAGGTTGGTGAAAGAAAATTGGTGGGACCTAAGATTGTTTAACAAACTGaagataaggtaaaaatcatcaaGGATCGCTTAAAAATTGCCTCAGACAGACAAAAGTCTTATGCTGATCTTAA
Proteins encoded in this window:
- the LOC142172053 gene encoding putative mitochondrial protein AtMg00860, giving the protein MAPAELKELKAQLQEILENGFIHPSISPWGAPILFVKKKDGTLRLCINYRQLNKLRAREQNVPKTAFRTKYSHYEFLVMPFGSTNAPAAFMDLMNHLRIVMQILKGRQLYAKLSKCEFWLSEVVFLGYIVSAKGVKVDPRKIQAIVDWKPPKTPTEIRSFLGLAGYYRRFVKGFSIIASPLTKLLGKDAKFVWDDKCQESFEKLKSLLTQAPMLSLPA
- the LOC142172052 gene encoding uncharacterized protein LOC142172052 — encoded protein: MRLDFDVLVMSPLGHQAVVNRIYRGCPFMIQNLIFPADFLKMPFRDYDVIVGMDWLHRYHALVDCRLKQVTFRTLAHSHIVVQGERLLTSNIIPTVLARKMICQGCDAYLAHIVDTRLGSSSLKDIPTVCDFPDIFPDDLPGLPPEREIEFPIELVPGITPISIAPL